Proteins from a single region of Symphalangus syndactylus isolate Jambi chromosome 12, NHGRI_mSymSyn1-v2.1_pri, whole genome shotgun sequence:
- the SCNM1 gene encoding sodium channel modifier 1: protein MQFPPRTREWISGSRNACVEVHPRKYGGRQEENEKREGAVPLLLRWPGGVAKQEQENLSLLGLTVVMSFKREGDDWSQLNVLKKRRVGDLLASYIPEDEALMLRDGRFACAICPHRPVLDTLAMLTAHRAGKKHLSSLQLFYGKKQPGKERKQNPRHQNELRREETKAEAPLLTQTRLITQSALHRAPHYNSCCRRKYRPEAPGPSVSLSPMPPSEVELQSGKISREPEPGAGPQAEESATVSAPAPMSPTRRRALDHYLTLRSSGWIPDGRGQWVKDENVEFDSDEEEPPDLPLD, encoded by the exons ATGCAGTTCCCTCCGCGCACCAGAGAGTGGATTTCCGGATCGCGCAATGCATGCGTGGAAGTGCATCCCCGGAAGTATGGAGGCCGACAGGAAGAGAACGAAAAAAGAGAAGGCGCTGTCCCGCTCTTGCTACGGTGGCCTGGAGGAGTGGCGAAACAGGAACAAGAGAATTTATCACTTCTGGGACTCACAGTCGTGATGTCTTTCAAGAGGGAAGGAGACGATTGGAGTCAACTCAATGTGCTCAAA AAAAGAAGAGTCGGGGACCTCCTAGCCAGTTACATTCCAGAGGATGAGGCGCTGATGCTTCGGGATGGACG CTTTGCTTGTGCCATCTGCCCCCATCGACCGGTACTGGACACCCTGGCCATGCTGACTGCCCACCGTGCAGGCAAGAAACATCTGTCCA GCTTGCAGCTTTTCTATGGCAAGAAGCAGccgggaaaggaaagaaagcagaatCCAAGACATCAGAATGAATTGAGGAGGGAAGAAACCAAAGCTGAG GCTCCTCTGCTAACTCAGACACGACTTATCACCCAGAGTGCTCTGCACAGAGCTCCCCACTATAACAGTTGCTGCCGCCGGAAGTACAG ACCAGAAGCCCCTGGTCCCTCTGTCTCCCTTTCCCCTATGCCACCTTCAGAGGTCGAACTCCAGAGTGGGAAGATCAGTAGGGAACCTGAACCTGGGGCTGGCCCACAGGCCGAGGAGTCAGCAACTGTCTCAGCACCTGCACCCATGAGCCCCACAAGAAGACGAGCCCTGGACCATTATCTCACCCTTCGAAG CTCTGGATGGATCCCAGATGGACGAGGTCAATGGGTAAAAGATGAAAATGTTGAGTTTGACTCTGATGAGGAGGAACCACCTGATCTCCCCTTGGACTGA
- the TMOD4 gene encoding tropomodulin-4, with product MSSYQKELEKYRDIDEDEILRTLSPEELEQLDCELQEMDPENMLLPAGLRQRDQTKKSPTGPLDREALLQYLEQQALEVKERDDLVPFTGEKKGKPYIQPKREIPAEEQITLEPELEEALAHATDAEMCDIAAILDMYTLMSNKQYYDALCSGEICNTEGISSVVQPDKYKPVPDEPPNPTNIEEILKRVRSNDKELEEVNLNNIQDIPIPMLSELCEAMKANTYVRSFSLVATRSGDPIANAVADMLRENRSLQSLNIESNFISSTGLMAVLKAVRENATLTELRVDNQRQWPGDAVEMEMATVLEQCPSIVRFGYHFTQQGPRARAAQAMTRNNELRRQQKKR from the exons ATGTCATCATATCAGAAGGAACTGGAGAAATACAGAGACATAGATGAAGATGAGATCCTAAGGACCTTGAGCCCTGAGGAGCTAGAACAGCTGGACTGTGAGCTACAGGAGATGGACCCTGAG AACATGCTCCTGCCAGCTGGACTAAGACAACGTGACCAGACAAAGAAGAGCCCAACGGGGCCACTGGACCGAGAGGCCCTTTTGCAGTACTTGGAGCAACAGGCACTAGAAGTCAAAGAGCGTGATGACTTGGTGCCCTTCACAGGCGAGAAGAAGG GGAAACCCTATATTCAGCCCAAGAGGGAAATCCCAGCAGAGGAGCAGATCACCCTGGAGCCTGAGCTGGAGGAGGCACTGGCACATGCCACAGATGCTGAAATGTGTGACATTGCAG CAATTCTAGACATGTACACACTGATGAGCAACAAGCAATACTATGATGCCCTCTGCAGTGGAGAAATCTGCAACACCGAAGGCATTAGTA GTGTGGTACAGCCTGACAAGTATAAGCCAGTGCCAGATGAACCCCCAAATCCCACAAACATTGAGGAGATACTAAAGAGGGTCCGAAGCAATGACAAGGAGCTGGAGGAGGTGAACCTGAATAATATACAG GACATCCCAATACCCATGCTAAGTGAGCTGTGTGAGGCAATGAAGGCAAATACCTATGTGCGGAGCTTCAGTCTGGTAGCCACGAGGAGTGGTGACCCCATCGCCAAT GCAGTGGCTGACATGTTGCGTGAGAATCGTAGCCTCCAGAGCCTAAACATCGAATCCAACTTCATTAGCAGCACAGGACTCATGGCTGTGCTGAAAGCAGTTCGGGAAAATGCCACACTCACTGAGCTCCGTGTAGACAATCAG cgcCAGTGGCCTGGTGATgcagtggagatggagatggCCACTGTGCTGGAGCAGTGTCCCTCTATTGTCCGCTTTGGCTACCACTTTACGCAGCAGGGGCCACGAGCTCGGGCAGCCCAGGCCATGACCCGGAACAATGAACTAC GTCGCCAGCAAAAGAAGAGATAA